A stretch of Lathyrus oleraceus cultivar Zhongwan6 chromosome 6, CAAS_Psat_ZW6_1.0, whole genome shotgun sequence DNA encodes these proteins:
- the LOC127096305 gene encoding phosphoenolpyruvate carboxylase 2-like gives MLIGLDAGDSIVIAKSFSHMLNLANLAEEVQIAYRRRIKLWKKGDFGDENSAINESDIEETFKRLVTELNKSPEEVFDALKNQTVDLVLTAHPTQSIRRSLLQKHGRFVLFMELWITAYYAENDHNEFENRLSQKSAT, from the coding sequence ATGTTGATTGGTCTTGATGCTGGAGATTCAATTGTTATAGCGAAATCGTTTTCTCACATGCTTAATTTGGCGAATTTGGCGGAGGAAGTTCAGATTGCGTATAGGAGGAGGATTAAGTTGTGGAAGAAAGGTGATTTTGGTGATGAAAATTCTGCGATAAATGAGTCTGATATTGAAGAGACTTTTAAGAGGCTTGTGACTGAGCTTAACAAGAGTCCTGAAGAGGTTTTTGATGCTTTGAAGAATCAGACTGTGGATCTAGTTTTAACTGCTCATCCTACGCAGTCGATTCGTCGATCTTTGCTGCAAAAGCATGGAAGGTTTGTACTGTTTATGGAATTGTGGATTACTGCATATTATGCTGAAAATGATCACAATGAATTTGAAAACAGGTTATCACAGAAGAGCGCGACATAG